One window of the Glycocaulis alkaliphilus genome contains the following:
- a CDS encoding anthranilate synthase component I family protein, translating into MAEPAASSGPDLPLAWRAPADYLAAIADQPGALLLSGGDGTPRGRFSYLTAFAADMMRSPAQGDPLQPLKAARLRYPDAWIGGLLNYDLAARFEALPSPPAPLTPWPVMAMGVYEAVAVFDHQAGSAAVRGEPVAAARLHAALISAPATPARAQLVAPLQPVWREEHYLDAANAALGYVRAGDVFQVNLSHRFAARIKGAQAPLAVLKALAATSPAPFAVYVRLDEERVVISNSPERFWSLSSDGQVETRPIKGTRPRGSNRESDAALAAELAASLKDRAENLMIVDLMRNDLSRVCVAGSVTVPELFAVESFANVHHLVSAVTGQMAPGKDVFDLLAASFPPGSITGAPKVRAMEIIAELEREARGPYCGAAGLMSPDGSAMFNVMIRTAGFVAHGDEWTVEARSGGAITIDSQPEAELAETHAKIAMLKQAIERAGHL; encoded by the coding sequence CGCTCTGCTGCTTTCAGGCGGAGACGGGACGCCGCGCGGGCGCTTCAGCTATCTGACAGCCTTTGCAGCAGACATGATGCGATCTCCGGCTCAGGGCGATCCGCTGCAGCCTTTAAAGGCGGCCCGTCTACGCTATCCGGATGCTTGGATTGGCGGCCTTCTGAACTACGATCTCGCGGCCCGGTTCGAGGCGCTGCCCTCACCGCCCGCTCCGCTGACCCCATGGCCGGTAATGGCGATGGGCGTATATGAAGCCGTGGCCGTCTTTGACCATCAGGCAGGCAGCGCGGCCGTAAGGGGTGAACCTGTCGCAGCCGCGCGCCTGCATGCGGCTCTCATCTCTGCGCCCGCAACACCCGCCCGCGCGCAGCTAGTGGCACCTCTGCAGCCGGTATGGCGCGAGGAGCACTATCTGGACGCTGCGAACGCGGCACTTGGCTATGTCCGTGCAGGCGATGTCTTCCAGGTCAATCTGTCCCACCGCTTCGCCGCCCGGATCAAAGGCGCGCAAGCGCCGCTGGCCGTCCTGAAAGCACTTGCCGCTACCAGCCCGGCGCCATTTGCCGTCTATGTGCGCCTTGATGAGGAGCGGGTGGTGATTTCCAACTCGCCCGAACGCTTCTGGTCACTGAGCAGCGATGGGCAGGTCGAAACACGCCCGATCAAGGGCACCCGGCCACGCGGGAGCAATCGGGAAAGCGATGCGGCACTGGCCGCCGAACTCGCAGCATCGCTCAAGGACCGGGCGGAAAACCTGATGATTGTCGATCTCATGCGCAATGACCTGTCGCGCGTGTGCGTCGCCGGCAGTGTGACCGTGCCGGAACTGTTCGCGGTGGAGAGCTTTGCCAATGTCCACCATCTGGTCTCGGCGGTGACAGGCCAAATGGCGCCCGGCAAGGACGTTTTCGATCTGCTTGCTGCCAGCTTCCCGCCCGGCTCCATCACCGGCGCGCCCAAGGTGCGGGCGATGGAGATCATTGCCGAGCTTGAAAGAGAGGCGAGAGGGCCCTATTGCGGCGCAGCCGGTCTGATGTCCCCTGATGGCAGCGCAATGTTCAATGTTATGATCCGTACCGCAGGATTTGTGGCGCACGGCGATGAATGGACTGTCGAGGCGCGCTCCGGCGGTGCCATCACGATCGACAGCCAGCCTGAGGCGGAGCTTGCCGAGACGCATGCCAAGATCGCGATGCTGAAACAGGCCATCGAAAGGGCGGGGCACCT